One Archangium violaceum genomic window, TCGACGAGCTCGCTGGCGAGCGACGCGAAGGCATGCCCCTCCCGGTACTTCTTGAAGCAATGCCCCTGCATCAGGCCATACCAGACGTACCCGTGCACGGCGGACTCGGTGTTGCCATGGCGCAGGCAGAGCAGCACCATCCGGGACAGGTGCAGGACGAGCAGGTTGAGATCGGTGAAGAGCGCCGGAGCGAACAGGGCGGAGAGGATGCTCATCGCCGCCTTCGTGTCCGGGTCCGTCATGAGGGGCAGCTCGACGAGGCTCTCGATGGGGCGCTCCCCCATCAGGGCCCACACCTCCTCGTTGGCCGCCACCACCTCGTCCCAGGAGGGATGGGGTGACATGGGCATGCCCAGCGCCGCCAGTCCCTCCAACAGACACCCGGCGGCCTCTTCACTCTCGTTGCTGGTGAGGTGGATGTCGTTGCGCAGACAGGCGACCGCGGCGATCTCCGCGGAGGTGCGAGCCCTGGGGCGGAGCGTCCCCGCGAGGTGGCGCGCCCCGGCCGGGTTGCCGCTCATGAATTCGCTGATGGCGCGCTGGAGGTGCAGCTCGAAGGTGAAGGTGTGCTCCCGCTCCCAGCAATCCTCTGGGAGGAGTTGGAGGGCCGCCGTGAAGTAGGCCACGGCCGAGCGGTGCGCCGTCGAGGCCTGCGCCTTCCTACCCGCCTCGGCGTTCAGGAGCGCGACGTCGTGGCGCTCCTCGGGTTCCCGTATCAACTCCGCGCCGGCGTTGAGCTGGTTCACCACGTCGAAGAGCCGCTCCCGCATTTCCTCCGGGGAGAGGCTCGCCCGCAGCAGACGGCCGATGCGCAGGTGGACAGCCTTGCGCTGCTCCTCGGGGATGAGGGCATGGGCGGCCTGCTGGATGCGGTCGTGGATGAAGCGGTACTGCTCCAGGCCGCTGCGCATCAGCATGCCATCCTGGAGCGCGGGCTCGAGCCCCTGTTCCACCTCACCCATTGATTTGTCGGAGATGATGGACAGCGTCTGGAGTGGGAAGGCATTGCCCACGCACGCCGACAGGCTCAGCAGGTGCTGCGTCACCTCGGGGAGCTGGCGCAGCTTTCCCGCCATGAAGTCGACGACGTTGTCGGAGTAGCCCCTGGCGCGGACACCTTCGGCATCCCAGCGCCAGGTGCCCTCGGGCGTGCGGGTCAGGAGCCCATCCTGGTTCAGCGTCCGCATCAGCTGGATGAAGAAGAACGGGTTGCCGCCGGTCTTCTCGTGCACCTGGGCGGAGAGCGGCTCGATGAGCTCGCCACCCGCGCCCGGGAGTGCGTCGGTGATGAGCCGCTGCAACTGCTCCAGGCTCAGCGGCTCGAGCCGGATGTCGGTCACCCGGACGCGCTCCTTCAGCATCTCCATCCGTGCCAGTATCAGCGGGTGGGACGGGGAGACCTCGTTGTCGCGGTAGGCCCCCACCAGCAGGAGCGGTGGGGTGTCTGGATGGGTGATGAGGTGCTGGATGAGCCGGAGGCTGGCCGGGTCCACCCACTGCAGATCATCCAGGAACAGGACGAGGGGATGCTCGGAGGTGGAGACGGCGCCGAGGAAGCGCTGGAAGACGCGGTTGAAGCGGGTCTGCGCCTCGGAGGGAGGGAGCTCCTGGGGCGGAGGCTGCTTGCCCGCGACGAGCTCCAGCTGGGGGACGAGCTCCACGAGCAGCTGCCCGTTTCCCTCCCACGCTTCCCTCAGACGTTCGCGCCAGGCCGCGAGCTCCGCGTCGGTGCCGGCCAGCAGTTGCTGCACCAGACCGCGGATGGCCTGGGCCAGGGTGGCGTAGGGAATGTCCCGCTGGAACTGGTCGAACTTGCCCTGGATGAAGATGCCGCGCCGCTGGGCGACGGGCCGGTACAGCTCATGGACCACCGCGGACTTGCCGATGCCCGAGTAGCCGCTGATGAGGACGAGCTCCGGGCTTCTCCCCTGGGCTATCCGCTCGAAGGCGCGCATCAGGGTGGCGACCTGCTCGTCCCGCCCGTAGAGCCGCTGGGGCATCTGGAAGTGAGGCGGAATGTCGTGCGCACCCAGCGGGAACTCCTCGCGCACGCCCCGGCGCAGGTCCTCCTGGCACCGAATGAGGTCCGCCTTCAGGCCATCCGCGCTCTGGTAGCGCTCCTCGGCGACCTTGGCCAGGAGCTTCATGACGATGGCGGAGAGGACGGGGGGCAGGCTCGGGACGCGCTCGTGAGGAGGCCTGGGGAGCTGGGCCATGTGAGCGTGGAACCACTCGAGCGCATCCCGCCCGTGGAAGGGGAGCGTGCCCGTGAGGAGCTCGTAGAACGTCACGCCCAGGGAGTAGAGGTCGCTGCGGTGGTCCACCGAGCGGTTCATGCGGCCGGTCTGCTCCGGGGACATGTAGGCCGGCGTGCCCTCGATGAGAGGGGTGGAGACCGCGTCCACGTGCTCGACGGTCTGGAGGACGGCGGTGCCGAAGTCGATGATGCGGCACTCACCGGAGGGGAGCAGGAGGATGTTGGAGGGCTTGAGGTCCTTGTGGATGACGCCATGCCGGTGGATGTCGGCCAGGGTGGAGGCCAGGGAGATGGCCAGCGGGAGGAAGCGCTCCACGTCCAGGGGCTGACCGGTACTCTCGGAGAGGGCCTTGCCGCTCGCGCCCTCCAGCAGGAGTACCGGGCGTCCATGGCTCTGCTCGAACCCCAGCGTCCTGGCGACGCCGCGCACGTCCCGGAGCTGCTCGAGGATGGCGTGCTCCCGCCGGTAGCGCTCGATTTCGCGAGCGCCGGTATGCGGAGTCACCGGCATCTTGACGACGACGGGCAGGCGGTCGTCGTCACGCAGCGCGTGGTAGAGGATGCTCGCCCCCGTCGACTTGAGCGTGTCGAGCAGGGTGTAGCCAGGAATGTTCGCCATGAGCACCGTCAGGGGTTGGTTTGAGGCCAGAATCATCCCACCGATGCCGGCAAGCGACCTCACCCACTCTGGGGGGGACTTGGAGCGGCGAGGGTGATGAGCTGTCCAGGATTGTACCAGGGAAGATTTTGGATTCTCCAAAATCTCTACACTGAGACTCCTCGTCAAAAGGCGCTGCTCATGCGTGCTAGCGATTGATACGCCGCGTCTGGAGTCAATCAGGCTTGCTAAGCGTGTGCATCATCGGGGTTTCAATTTCATCAGCCCGCCTGTCGAACAGGTATCCGGTCGTGCCGCTGGTGGAAGCCCTCTTTCATGGAATTTCCAGGGGTGGGGGTGGAGACACGGAAAAAATTCCAGCGCCCGAGGGTTGAGCCGGTCCACGCATGCCAGAACTGAATTCCCGACCGCCTGCCTCCCTTGCCCGTTCCACGCTCATCCAGATGGGCGTGCGTATCGGTGTCATCATCATCCTGACCACCCTGGTCAGCTACCTGCACATGTTTCACACGCTGCGTGAGGACGCGCTCGAGCAGTTGGAGCGGCACGTGACGGAGCGCAGCCAGCGGGAGGAGGCCCTCTTCGTCCTGGCGGAGGACAACCACACCCTCCTCAAGAAGGCGCTGGAGGAGCGCATCCAGGCCTGGAGCCAGCAGGACCCCAACCCCCGCTTCGAGAGCCTCTTCACCTGGCAGCCCGACGGCTCGGTCCGCTCCCGCGCGGAGGGCTTCGACGCGACGAAGATGGTGGGCGTCTTCATCCCCCGGGCGTGAAGCTGGATACGGAGCTGCGCCGCCGCATCCTGGCCGCCTACGACGTCCTCGCCCAGTACGGGCCCGCCTTCTCGACACGCTTCAACAGCACCTACATCACCCTGGTGGAGGGGCCGTGTCTCTCCTACTGGCCCTCCATCCCCACCTGGGCCCAGGACATCCCGGCGGAGGATCCAACGCTCGACTACGAGTACTACACCATCAGCACGCCCGAGAAGAATCCGAGCAGGAAGACGGTCTGGAGCGGCATCTTCCAGTATCCCGTCACCCGGCACTGGATGGTCACGGTCACCACCCCGCTGGACAGGGAGGGCCGCCATGTCGCGTCCATCGCCCATGACGTCCTGCTGGATGAGCTGATGGCCGCTCCATCAAGGACCACCTGACCAGCGCCTACAACCTGCTGGTGCGCGATGACGGTCAGATCATCGCCCATCCCGAGCTGGACCTTCAGGGGGCCAATGTCGGCTACAACATCCTGGGGGCGGCGCTGAAGCCGGGTGAGGTTCCCCCGAAGCTCGGCTCCGAGGCGCAGCAGGTCCATCTGCGGAGTCTCTTCGAGAAGGTGCGCAACCGGCCCCCTGGAGAGAGCCTCCTGGAGC contains:
- a CDS encoding PDC sensor domain-containing protein, with product MKLDTELRRRILAAYDVLAQYGPAFSTRFNSTYITLVEGPCLSYWPSIPTWAQDIPAEDPTLDYEYYTISTPEKNPSRKTVWSGIFQYPVTRHWMVTVTTPLDREGRHVASIAHDVLLDELMAAPSRTT
- a CDS encoding trifunctional serine/threonine-protein kinase/ATP-binding protein/sensor histidine kinase, whose translation is MANIPGYTLLDTLKSTGASILYHALRDDDRLPVVVKMPVTPHTGAREIERYRREHAILEQLRDVRGVARTLGFEQSHGRPVLLLEGASGKALSESTGQPLDVERFLPLAISLASTLADIHRHGVIHKDLKPSNILLLPSGECRIIDFGTAVLQTVEHVDAVSTPLIEGTPAYMSPEQTGRMNRSVDHRSDLYSLGVTFYELLTGTLPFHGRDALEWFHAHMAQLPRPPHERVPSLPPVLSAIVMKLLAKVAEERYQSADGLKADLIRCQEDLRRGVREEFPLGAHDIPPHFQMPQRLYGRDEQVATLMRAFERIAQGRSPELVLISGYSGIGKSAVVHELYRPVAQRRGIFIQGKFDQFQRDIPYATLAQAIRGLVQQLLAGTDAELAAWRERLREAWEGNGQLLVELVPQLELVAGKQPPPQELPPSEAQTRFNRVFQRFLGAVSTSEHPLVLFLDDLQWVDPASLRLIQHLITHPDTPPLLLVGAYRDNEVSPSHPLILARMEMLKERVRVTDIRLEPLSLEQLQRLITDALPGAGGELIEPLSAQVHEKTGGNPFFFIQLMRTLNQDGLLTRTPEGTWRWDAEGVRARGYSDNVVDFMAGKLRQLPEVTQHLLSLSACVGNAFPLQTLSIISDKSMGEVEQGLEPALQDGMLMRSGLEQYRFIHDRIQQAAHALIPEEQRKAVHLRIGRLLRASLSPEEMRERLFDVVNQLNAGAELIREPEERHDVALLNAEAGRKAQASTAHRSAVAYFTAALQLLPEDCWEREHTFTFELHLQRAISEFMSGNPAGARHLAGTLRPRARTSAEIAAVACLRNDIHLTSNESEEAAGCLLEGLAALGMPMSPHPSWDEVVAANEEVWALMGERPIESLVELPLMTDPDTKAAMSILSALFAPALFTDLNLLVLHLSRMVLLCLRHGNTESAVHGYVWYGLMQGHCFKKYREGHAFASLASELVERHDFAASRGKALYGMEMVSYWTRPMALSQELIRSAFHHAVPAGDFQTACYSCNHTITNFLFMGHPLEEVYQESVARIDFVRKVGYRGIEEIIHHMQRYMLQLRGLAPSFGSLNGEDFQEEAFEAHLSSASMTTTVCWYWLLKMQARYMSGAYEEARQASTRAGELLWSSIGHIQVFDFHFYSGLTLAACYEGAAPERQREYLEAMRRHQAQLEEWANNCPENFRAAERMVSAELARCQGMRDEAMYAYDEALQAARESGFLQNIGLAAELAARFWRERRVPTIALPYAREAREAFRQWGAHGKVQHLEQQWPTLAAVAEGSDTPSHDTSSTQLDALSVVKAQQAISGEIVLERLVTTLMEVAIENAGAQRGALLLPHGNSLRIAAISNDSQDGFRVFPEEDASTIALPWTLLSYVRRTCEHVLIGDASRPHPFSSDTYLERGLARSVLCLPLVRKEGLAGVLYLENRLAAEAFTPARIALLGHIASQAAISIENARLYDEVQRAETALRHAKDELERRVDERTHELKQTQVRLVETARAVGMTEIASNVLHNVGNVLTSAVVNLEVTRQAVGSSRVVRVKQVAALLEEHRGRLGDFFTTDPRGERLVDYVSALAGELLGEQTQLQESLEAMNRHIEHIRAIVQVQQTYAKTSLLLEECDLGQLVDETLRIQQAALQRHGITVDLQVSRIPRVKLDKHKVLQILINLVSNAKYAMDTVPEGQRHMTVRLTAGNGLARIQVVDTGIGIAPENQAKLFAHGFTTRKDGHGFGLHSSALAAQMLGGTLTLESEGPGRGATATLEIPLTPDKA